A single window of Streptomyces sp. NBC_00464 DNA harbors:
- a CDS encoding acyl-CoA dehydrogenase family protein — protein MSLDHRLTAEHEELRRTVEEFAHDVVAPKIGDFYERHEFPYEIVREMGRMGLFGLPFPEEYGGMGGDYLALGIALEELARVDSSVAITLEAGVSLGAMPVFRFGTEEQKRQWLPKLCAGEALGAFGLTEPDGGSDAGGTRTTAVRDEATGEWVINGSKCFITNSGTDITELVTVTAVTGRKENGAPRISSIIVPSGTPGFTVAAPYSKVGWNASDTRELSFSDVRVPLENLLGEEGRGYAQFLRILDEGRIAISALSTGLAQGCVDESVKYAAERHAFGKPIGANQAIQFKIADMEMRAHMARIGWRDAASRLLAGEPFKKEAAIAKLYSSTVAVDNAREATQIHGGYGFMNEYPVARMWRDSKILEIGEGTSEVQRMLIARELGMQA, from the coding sequence ATGTCCCTGGACCACCGGCTGACCGCCGAGCACGAGGAACTGCGCCGCACCGTCGAGGAGTTCGCCCACGACGTGGTCGCACCGAAGATCGGCGACTTCTACGAGCGCCATGAGTTCCCGTACGAGATCGTGCGCGAGATGGGACGGATGGGCCTGTTCGGGCTGCCGTTCCCCGAGGAGTACGGCGGGATGGGCGGCGACTACCTCGCCCTCGGCATCGCCCTGGAGGAGCTGGCCCGGGTCGACTCGTCGGTGGCGATCACCCTGGAGGCCGGGGTCTCGCTCGGCGCGATGCCGGTGTTCCGCTTCGGCACGGAGGAGCAGAAGCGGCAGTGGCTGCCGAAGCTCTGTGCGGGCGAGGCGCTGGGCGCGTTCGGGCTGACGGAGCCGGACGGCGGTTCGGACGCGGGCGGCACCCGGACGACGGCGGTGCGCGACGAGGCGACGGGCGAGTGGGTGATCAACGGCTCCAAGTGCTTCATCACCAACTCGGGCACGGACATCACCGAACTGGTCACGGTCACGGCGGTCACCGGCCGCAAGGAGAACGGCGCCCCGCGCATCTCCTCGATCATCGTCCCGTCCGGCACCCCCGGCTTCACGGTCGCGGCCCCGTACTCCAAGGTCGGCTGGAACGCCTCGGACACCCGCGAGCTCTCCTTCTCCGACGTCCGCGTCCCGCTGGAGAACCTGCTGGGCGAGGAGGGCCGGGGTTACGCGCAGTTCCTGCGGATCCTGGACGAGGGCCGGATCGCCATCTCGGCGCTCTCGACGGGACTCGCGCAGGGCTGTGTGGACGAGTCGGTGAAGTACGCCGCCGAGCGGCACGCGTTCGGGAAGCCGATCGGCGCCAACCAGGCGATCCAGTTCAAGATCGCGGACATGGAGATGCGGGCCCACATGGCCCGGATCGGCTGGCGGGACGCGGCGTCGCGGCTGCTGGCGGGCGAGCCGTTCAAGAAGGAGGCGGCGATCGCGAAGCTGTACTCCTCGACCGTGGCGGTGGACAACGCCCGTGAGGCGACCCAGATCCACGGCGGCTACGGCTTCATGAACGAGTACCCGGTGGCCCGGATGTGGCGCGACTCCAAGATCCTGGAGATCGGCGAGGGCACGAGCGAGGTGCAGCGGATGCTGATCGCCCGGGAGCTGGGGATGCAGGCCTGA